In Candidatus Paceibacterota bacterium, the sequence AAAATCTTCAGAGCAGAAGTAAATATTCATTTGAAAAATAAATTTCTAAGAGCTGAAGCCACAAGAGAGGATATTTATTTAGCAATTAATGAAGCAAGAGACGAATTAAAAGGAGAGTTTAAGAAGTATAAAGAAATCAACATTGATAGACAACGGAAAAACGAAAAAGAAAACAGAAGAGCTATTTTCTAAATAATTAAATTAATTCCATAAAAGATAAATTTAAACTTTTTTCGAGGGCATTGTGTTGCCCTCTATTTTAGTAAAAAAGATGTATAATAAAATATAAAATTTATGTCTTTCCTTAAAAAAATTTTTGGAGATCCAAGCGAAA encodes:
- the raiA gene encoding ribosome-associated translation inhibitor RaiA, translating into MRFVIKGTRIKLNPKLEDYIKDRIGSTEKYINTDLPLTAKIEIEKITDHHNKGKIFRAEVNIHLKNKFLRAEATREDIYLAINEARDELKGEFKKYKEINIDRQRKNEKENRRAIF